The Amycolatopsis sp. 195334CR genome window below encodes:
- a CDS encoding YciI family protein encodes MPRYLLLKHYRGAPAAVNDVPMAEWAPEEVTAHLAYMRAFADRLKETGEFVDHAALSPQGTFVRYDGEGRPPVTDGPFAETKDLIAGWMVLDVDSYERAVELAGELSAAPGAGGKPIHEWLELRPFYGEPPIVTE; translated from the coding sequence ATGCCCAGGTACCTGCTGCTCAAGCACTACCGCGGTGCGCCGGCGGCGGTCAACGACGTGCCGATGGCGGAGTGGGCGCCGGAAGAGGTGACCGCGCACCTGGCGTACATGCGTGCTTTCGCCGACCGGCTGAAGGAGACCGGCGAGTTCGTCGACCACGCGGCGCTCTCGCCGCAGGGCACGTTCGTCCGGTACGACGGTGAGGGCCGCCCGCCGGTGACCGACGGGCCGTTCGCCGAGACCAAGGACCTCATCGCGGGCTGGATGGTGCTCGACGTCGACAGCTACGAGCGCGCCGTCGAACTGGCCGGGGAGCTGTCGGCCGCGCCGGGAGCGGGTGGGAAGCCGATCCACGAGTGGCTCGAACTGCGGCCGTTCTACGGTGAGCCGCCGATCGTCACGGAGTGA
- the pknB gene encoding Stk1 family PASTA domain-containing Ser/Thr kinase yields the protein MSTPRLLSNRYELGDTLGYGGMSEVHHGHDVRLGREVAIKILRADLARDPQFQERFRREAQNAAALNHPAIVAVYDTGETQTEYGPLPYIVMEYVSGRTLRDIVKTEGPMSQKRAMEVMADVCAALDFSHRHGIVHRDVKPANVMITTNGAVKVMDFGIARAIHDGQSAMTQTAAVIGTAQYLSPEQARGESVDARSDVYAAGCVLYELITGEPPFTGDSPVAVAYQHVREDPNPPSSVNPAVSPELDAVVLKALAKGPANRYQSAAEMRSDMVRTLSGQHPLAPMVMSEDERTQVMNSRRPPAAYDDGYAADEYDPVAEDRARRSKRNKILAALAVVGVLIVAAAMYFAGVFDQKAELVAIPSVKGQQEATALDALRSAGLQPEREEVICKAPQAGAQPPCTSDQINKVVSTNPEVGVEVAKGSVVKVQIGTAPKKVKVPDLVGKEQGPAADEAKQAGFEIDTNVEEVETKDPNEYGKVIEQNPRSGVEAEQGTSIKLTVGKRPNQVLAQSQVGKKFSEAKKALEDLKLKVTRKDVTSDKPKDEVVAQNPVGGTVDEGTTITLEVSTGAKEQISMPDLQGATLEQAKKELKEAGWNGQLVTLEDEVNDEDLEGRVTNSDPTSGSTITKDQTVTLYIGKQNRPGGPSIPGLPGS from the coding sequence ATGAGCACACCCCGACTGCTCTCCAATCGTTACGAGCTCGGCGACACGCTCGGCTACGGCGGCATGTCCGAGGTTCACCATGGGCATGACGTACGGCTCGGCCGCGAGGTCGCGATCAAGATCCTACGGGCCGACCTGGCCAGGGATCCCCAGTTCCAGGAGCGGTTCCGGCGGGAGGCGCAGAACGCCGCCGCGCTGAACCACCCGGCCATCGTGGCCGTCTACGACACCGGGGAGACGCAGACCGAGTACGGTCCGCTGCCCTACATCGTGATGGAGTACGTCTCCGGCCGGACGCTGCGCGACATCGTCAAGACCGAGGGTCCGATGTCGCAGAAGCGCGCCATGGAGGTGATGGCCGACGTCTGCGCGGCGCTGGACTTCTCGCACCGGCACGGCATCGTCCACCGCGACGTGAAGCCGGCCAACGTGATGATCACCACCAACGGCGCGGTCAAGGTGATGGACTTCGGCATCGCCCGCGCCATCCACGACGGCCAGTCCGCGATGACGCAGACCGCCGCGGTGATCGGCACCGCCCAGTACCTCTCGCCGGAGCAGGCGCGGGGTGAGTCGGTCGACGCCCGCAGTGACGTCTACGCCGCGGGCTGCGTGCTGTACGAGCTGATCACCGGGGAGCCGCCGTTCACCGGTGACTCGCCGGTCGCGGTCGCCTACCAGCACGTCCGTGAGGACCCGAACCCGCCGTCGTCGGTGAACCCGGCGGTGTCGCCGGAGCTGGACGCGGTGGTGCTGAAGGCGCTGGCCAAGGGGCCGGCGAACCGGTACCAGTCGGCCGCCGAGATGCGCTCGGACATGGTCCGCACGCTGTCCGGCCAGCACCCGCTCGCGCCGATGGTGATGTCGGAGGACGAGCGCACGCAGGTGATGAACAGCCGTCGCCCGCCGGCCGCCTACGACGACGGGTACGCCGCCGACGAGTACGACCCGGTCGCCGAGGACCGGGCAAGACGCAGCAAGCGCAACAAGATCCTGGCCGCGCTCGCCGTGGTCGGCGTGCTGATCGTGGCCGCGGCGATGTACTTCGCCGGCGTGTTCGACCAGAAGGCCGAACTGGTCGCGATCCCGTCGGTCAAGGGCCAGCAGGAGGCGACCGCGCTGGACGCGCTCCGCTCGGCGGGCCTGCAGCCGGAACGCGAAGAGGTCATCTGCAAGGCGCCGCAGGCGGGCGCGCAGCCGCCGTGCACCAGCGACCAGATCAACAAGGTCGTGTCGACCAATCCCGAGGTGGGCGTCGAGGTCGCCAAGGGCTCGGTGGTGAAGGTGCAGATCGGCACCGCGCCGAAGAAGGTCAAGGTGCCCGACCTGGTCGGCAAGGAGCAGGGTCCGGCGGCCGACGAGGCCAAGCAGGCCGGGTTCGAGATCGACACGAACGTCGAAGAGGTCGAGACCAAGGACCCGAACGAGTACGGCAAGGTCATCGAGCAGAACCCGCGCTCCGGCGTCGAGGCCGAGCAGGGCACCTCGATCAAGCTGACCGTGGGCAAGCGGCCGAACCAGGTGCTGGCGCAGAGCCAGGTGGGCAAGAAGTTCAGCGAGGCGAAGAAGGCGCTGGAGGACCTGAAGCTCAAGGTCACCCGCAAGGACGTCACCTCGGACAAGCCGAAGGACGAGGTCGTCGCGCAGAACCCGGTCGGCGGCACGGTCGACGAGGGCACCACGATCACGCTCGAGGTGTCCACCGGGGCCAAGGAGCAGATCTCCATGCCCGACCTGCAGGGCGCGACCCTGGAGCAGGCGAAGAAGGAACTCAAGGAAGCCGGCTGGAACGGTCAGCTGGTCACCCTCGAGGACGAGGTGAACGACGAGGACCTGGAGGGCCGGGTCACCAACAGCGACCCGACCAGCGGCAGCACGATCACCAAGGACCAGACGGTGACGCTGTACATCGGCAAGCAGAACCGGCCGGGTGGTCCGTCCATCCCGGGTCTGCCCGGCAGCTAG
- a CDS encoding serine/threonine-protein kinase yields MLSTGQLLAERYRLTSRIAVGGMGEVWQASDTRLDRTVAVKVLKAELSGDAEFLHRFRTEARTTASLNHAGIAAVHDYGETVADELSIAYLVMELVEGDPLAGILAKQGRISPEFTLDLLEQAGRALQAAHERGLVHRDVKPGNILVTPAGQVKLTDFGIAKAADAAPVTRNGMVMGTAHYIAPEQALGHAAEPASDVYSLAVCGYECLTGYRPFLSENAVTVAMMHIRDIPPPLPPDVPPGLRALIEATLVKDPRQRYNNGGEFANAVAAVRAGRPLPTPLGLASAYAQASGQPLPVNSHAPVGPVSHPAIQPVPPPAHQPGPATGVGPMVPPRRRSHTGLWILLALVIVAVLVAAALVVPKLLSGSGRDTPSGNVETSEPVGEPGYEPTVERPAKPSQGPPHHTPQPGPGQNEDGDNATEGSVRSPGDDGLPGMMDPTWMERNGTHR; encoded by the coding sequence ATGCTGTCCACGGGTCAGCTGCTCGCCGAGCGCTACCGGCTCACCAGCCGGATCGCGGTCGGCGGCATGGGTGAGGTCTGGCAGGCCAGCGACACCCGGCTCGACCGCACCGTGGCGGTGAAGGTGCTCAAGGCGGAGCTGTCCGGGGACGCGGAGTTCCTGCACCGGTTCCGCACCGAGGCCAGGACCACGGCCTCGCTCAACCACGCCGGGATCGCCGCGGTGCACGACTACGGCGAGACGGTGGCCGACGAGCTCAGCATCGCCTACCTGGTGATGGAGCTGGTCGAGGGCGACCCGCTGGCCGGGATACTGGCCAAGCAGGGCCGGATCTCCCCCGAGTTCACCCTGGACCTGCTGGAGCAGGCCGGGCGCGCGCTGCAGGCGGCGCACGAGCGTGGGCTGGTCCACCGCGACGTCAAACCGGGCAACATCCTGGTCACCCCGGCCGGTCAGGTGAAGCTGACCGACTTCGGCATCGCCAAGGCGGCCGACGCGGCGCCGGTCACCCGCAACGGCATGGTGATGGGCACCGCCCACTACATCGCGCCGGAGCAGGCGCTCGGCCACGCCGCCGAACCCGCCAGCGACGTCTACTCGCTGGCCGTCTGCGGGTACGAGTGCCTCACCGGGTACCGGCCGTTCCTGTCCGAGAACGCCGTGACGGTCGCCATGATGCACATCCGCGACATCCCGCCGCCGCTGCCGCCGGACGTACCACCCGGTCTGCGCGCGCTGATCGAGGCGACGCTGGTCAAGGACCCGCGGCAGCGCTACAACAACGGCGGTGAGTTCGCCAACGCGGTGGCCGCGGTGCGGGCCGGGCGGCCGCTGCCCACGCCGCTGGGGCTGGCCTCGGCCTACGCGCAGGCTTCCGGCCAGCCGTTGCCGGTAAACTCGCACGCGCCGGTCGGTCCCGTTTCGCACCCGGCAATCCAGCCGGTACCGCCGCCGGCGCACCAGCCCGGCCCGGCTACCGGGGTCGGGCCGATGGTCCCGCCGCGGCGGCGCAGTCACACCGGTCTGTGGATCCTGCTGGCCCTGGTGATCGTCGCGGTGCTGGTGGCGGCCGCGCTGGTGGTCCCGAAGCTGCTCAGCGGCTCCGGGCGCGACACACCGTCGGGGAACGTCGAGACCAGCGAACCGGTGGGTGAACCGGGGTACGAGCCGACGGTGGAACGGCCGGCGAAGCCCAGCCAGGGCCCGCCGCACCACACGCCCCAACCGGGGCCGGGTCAGAACGAGGACGGGGACAACGCAACCGAGGGTTCGGTGCGTTCACCCGGAGACGACGGCTTGCCAGGGATGATGGACCCAACATGGATGGAACGGAACGGCACGCACCGATGA
- a CDS encoding class E sortase, which produces MAVSDDERELVGPDSGPVSTAERPDPRWRTAVRTSGEVLITLGIVVLLFVTYELVVTDWFSAEKQAKAEATLDDRWAEPQRQLHLDPADGEAFARLYIPAFGPDYRFTVQEGVGAAALEVGPGHYKGTAWPGEPGNFAVAGHRVGKGAPFNDLDLLNSCDALVVETASDFFVYRMLPKPEELDGWAEGRGRDPKCAGVPTLRDVPDYEETVGRRIVTPDRGDAVAPVPYRANSVTPPAMRAPLITLTTCHPQFSDRERLIIHGALVKQLAKAPGAGYPELLKAIGEA; this is translated from the coding sequence GTGGCGGTGTCCGACGACGAGCGCGAGCTCGTCGGGCCCGATTCCGGCCCGGTCAGCACGGCGGAGCGCCCGGATCCGCGCTGGCGGACCGCGGTCCGCACGTCCGGTGAAGTTTTGATAACGCTCGGTATCGTCGTGCTGCTCTTCGTCACCTACGAGCTGGTGGTGACCGACTGGTTCTCCGCCGAGAAGCAGGCGAAGGCGGAGGCCACGCTCGACGACCGGTGGGCCGAACCGCAGCGGCAACTGCACCTGGACCCCGCCGACGGCGAGGCGTTCGCCCGCCTCTACATCCCGGCGTTCGGCCCGGACTACCGGTTCACCGTGCAGGAGGGCGTCGGCGCGGCCGCGCTGGAGGTCGGGCCGGGGCACTACAAGGGCACCGCGTGGCCGGGGGAGCCGGGCAACTTCGCGGTCGCCGGGCACCGGGTCGGCAAGGGCGCCCCGTTCAACGACCTGGACCTGCTGAACTCGTGCGACGCGCTGGTGGTCGAGACGGCGTCGGACTTCTTCGTCTACCGGATGCTGCCGAAGCCGGAGGAGCTGGACGGCTGGGCCGAGGGCCGCGGCCGGGACCCGAAGTGCGCGGGCGTGCCGACGCTGCGGGACGTGCCCGACTACGAGGAGACCGTCGGCCGCCGGATCGTCACGCCGGACCGCGGGGACGCGGTCGCGCCGGTGCCCTACCGGGCGAACAGCGTCACCCCGCCGGCGATGCGCGCGCCGCTGATCACGCTGACCACCTGCCACCCGCAGTTCTCCGACCGGGAGCGGCTGATCATCCACGGCGCGCTGGTCAAGCAGCTGGCCAAGGCGCCGGGCGCGGGGTATCCGGAACTGCTCAAGGCGATCGGGGAAGCGTGA
- a CDS encoding penicillin-binding protein 2, which yields MNTPLRRVGVTMLVMLLLLLVNATYVQFIKADDYRTDSRNARVLLDEYSRQRGKIIASSNGQVLAGIEPTDDKYKFLRTYPGGAMYAPVTGFYSIRYGAGGMERAQDEVLNGSDPRLFVRRLSDMVTGRDPRGGNVSLTINPAVQKAAYEGMTKKGYTGALVAMDPKTGEILAMVSTPSYDPSGLASHDGKEQEKAWTGFDADPSKPMLNRAISETYPPGSTFKIVTTAAALEDGMKPDSQVTTAANVKLPGTNADLENFGGATCQGSTLKDALAYSCNTAFAEIAGGLGKDKLTETAEKFGIGQTDLTVPMRVAPSGLGDLAGKPQLYQSGIGQRDVRLTPLQVALLSSAVANGGTAMKPQLIKALLAQDLSEMEKISPEELTGDPAMSSANAAILRDMMLASEANTKGGGKNDALKIASKTGTAEHGSDPKATPPHAWYTAFAPADDPKIALAVIVESGGDRGLAATGGTVAAEIGRSAIAAALGGG from the coding sequence ATGAACACACCACTGCGCCGCGTCGGCGTGACCATGCTCGTGATGCTGCTGCTGTTGCTGGTGAACGCCACCTACGTGCAGTTCATCAAGGCCGACGACTACCGCACCGACAGCCGCAACGCCCGCGTCCTGCTCGACGAGTACTCCCGTCAGCGCGGCAAGATCATCGCCTCGTCCAACGGCCAGGTGCTGGCCGGCATCGAGCCGACCGACGACAAGTACAAGTTCCTCCGCACCTACCCCGGTGGCGCGATGTACGCCCCGGTCACCGGCTTCTACTCGATCCGGTACGGCGCCGGCGGCATGGAGCGCGCCCAGGACGAGGTGCTCAACGGCTCCGACCCGCGCCTGTTCGTGCGGCGGCTCTCGGACATGGTCACCGGCCGCGACCCGCGGGGCGGGAACGTGTCGCTGACCATCAACCCGGCCGTGCAGAAGGCCGCCTACGAGGGCATGACCAAGAAGGGCTACACCGGCGCGCTGGTGGCCATGGACCCGAAGACCGGCGAGATCCTGGCCATGGTGTCCACCCCCTCCTACGACCCGAGCGGGCTCGCCTCGCACGACGGCAAGGAGCAGGAGAAGGCCTGGACCGGCTTCGACGCCGACCCGAGCAAGCCGATGCTGAACCGGGCCATCTCGGAGACCTACCCGCCCGGCTCCACCTTCAAGATCGTCACCACCGCGGCGGCGCTGGAGGACGGCATGAAGCCGGACAGCCAGGTCACCACCGCGGCCAACGTGAAGCTCCCCGGCACCAACGCCGACCTGGAGAACTTCGGCGGCGCGACCTGCCAGGGCAGCACGCTCAAGGACGCGCTGGCCTACTCGTGCAACACCGCCTTCGCCGAGATCGCCGGTGGCCTCGGCAAGGACAAGCTGACCGAGACCGCGGAGAAGTTCGGCATCGGCCAGACCGATCTGACCGTGCCGATGCGGGTCGCCCCGTCCGGTCTCGGTGACCTGGCGGGCAAGCCGCAGCTGTACCAGAGCGGGATCGGCCAGCGCGACGTCCGGCTGACCCCGCTGCAGGTGGCGCTGCTGTCCTCGGCGGTGGCCAACGGCGGGACCGCGATGAAGCCGCAGCTGATCAAGGCGCTGCTGGCCCAGGACCTGTCCGAGATGGAGAAGATCAGCCCCGAGGAGCTGACCGGCGACCCGGCGATGTCCTCGGCCAACGCGGCCATCCTGCGCGACATGATGCTCGCGTCGGAGGCCAACACCAAGGGCGGCGGCAAGAACGACGCGCTGAAGATCGCCTCGAAGACCGGCACCGCGGAGCACGGCAGCGATCCGAAGGCCACCCCGCCGCACGCCTGGTACACCGCCTTCGCCCCGGCCGACGACCCGAAGATCGCGCTCGCCGTGATCGTCGAGTCCGGTGGGGACCGCGGCCTCGCCGCGACGGGTGGCACGGTGGCCGCCGAAATCGGCCGGTCCGCCATCGCCGCCGCGCTCGGGGGTGGATGA
- a CDS encoding pyridine nucleotide-disulfide oxidoreductase, translating to MGAGPAGIYAADILDKSDTPTHIDLFERMPAPFGLIRYGVAPDHPRIKGIVNALHKVLDRPGIRLIGNVDYGTDLKLDELREFYDAVIFSTGASADRPLAIPGIDLPGSHGAADFVSWYDGHPDVPRTWPLEATSVAVLGVGNVALDVARVLAKTADELLSTEIPPNVYEGLKTSPVTDVHVFGRRGPAQAKFTPMELRELDHSPNVEVIVDPEDIEFDEGSMTAIRASKQVDMVVKTLQEWAIREPGDRPKRLHLHFFHSPCEVLGDGRVTGLRTERTELTGDGNVRGTGTFHDWDVQAVYRAVGYLSSHLAEIPFDHVTGTVPNQAGRVLDIDENQVPGVYVTGWIKRGPVGLIGHTKGDAAETIASLLADADTLTGATRNEPDAIMDFLVDRGVPFTTWDGWGKLDAHERSLGEPQGRERVKVVEREEMLRVSRG from the coding sequence ATCGGCGCCGGCCCGGCCGGTATCTACGCCGCCGACATCCTGGACAAGTCCGATACACCCACCCACATCGACCTCTTCGAGCGCATGCCGGCCCCGTTCGGGCTGATCCGCTACGGCGTGGCGCCGGACCACCCGCGCATCAAGGGCATCGTGAACGCCCTGCACAAGGTGCTCGACCGCCCGGGCATCCGGCTGATCGGCAACGTCGACTACGGCACCGACCTCAAGCTGGACGAGCTGCGCGAGTTCTACGACGCGGTCATCTTCTCCACCGGCGCCTCGGCCGACCGCCCACTGGCCATCCCCGGCATCGACCTGCCGGGCAGCCACGGCGCCGCCGACTTCGTCTCCTGGTACGACGGCCACCCGGACGTGCCGCGCACCTGGCCGCTCGAAGCGACCAGCGTGGCCGTGCTCGGCGTCGGCAACGTGGCGCTGGACGTGGCCAGGGTGCTCGCGAAGACCGCCGACGAGCTGCTCAGCACCGAGATCCCGCCGAACGTCTACGAGGGTCTCAAGACCAGCCCGGTCACCGACGTGCACGTGTTCGGCCGCCGCGGCCCGGCGCAGGCCAAGTTCACCCCGATGGAGCTGCGCGAACTCGACCACTCGCCGAACGTCGAGGTGATCGTCGACCCGGAGGACATCGAGTTCGACGAGGGCTCGATGACCGCGATCCGCGCCTCCAAGCAGGTCGACATGGTGGTCAAGACGCTGCAGGAGTGGGCCATCCGCGAACCGGGCGACCGGCCGAAGCGGCTGCACCTGCACTTCTTCCACTCGCCGTGCGAGGTGCTCGGCGACGGCCGGGTGACCGGCCTCCGCACCGAGCGGACCGAGCTCACCGGCGACGGCAACGTCCGCGGCACCGGCACCTTCCACGACTGGGACGTGCAGGCCGTCTACCGCGCGGTCGGCTACCTCTCCTCGCACCTGGCCGAGATCCCGTTCGACCACGTCACCGGCACCGTGCCCAACCAGGCGGGCCGGGTGCTCGACATCGACGAGAACCAGGTGCCCGGCGTCTACGTGACCGGCTGGATCAAGCGCGGTCCGGTCGGCCTGATCGGGCACACCAAGGGCGACGCGGCGGAGACCATCGCCAGCCTGCTCGCCGACGCCGACACGCTGACCGGCGCCACCCGCAACGAGCCCGACGCCATCATGGACTTCCTGGTCGACCGCGGCGTGCCGTTCACCACCTGGGACGGCTGGGGCAAGCTCGACGCGCACGAGCGCTCCCTGGGCGAGCCGCAGGGCCGCGAGCGGGTGAAGGTGGTCGAGCGCGAGGAGATGCTGCGGGTCAGCCGCGGCTGA
- a CDS encoding RNA polymerase sigma factor: MDEALLRGLTPSVLGILVRRGADFAAAEDAVQDALVEAIRVWPTDPPRDPKGWLVTVAWRRFLDATRANTARRRREDLVDEEPAPEPGSAVDDTLQLYFLCAHPSLTPSSAVALTLRAVGGLTTRQIAQAYLVPEATMAQRISRAKRTVSGMRFVQPGDVGTVVRVLYLVFNEGYSGDVDLAAEAIRLTRQLAAVIDHPEVTGLLALMLLHHARRATRTTPEGSLVPLAEQDRTRWDTGAIAEGVDLLQAALARDQLGEFQAQAAIAALHADAPTAAETDWAQIVEWYDELVELTDSPIARLNRAVAVGEADGPRAGLAALGEVDASVPRHTAVAAHLHERDGNLGTAARLYAEAAEKATSPAEREHLTKQADRLNAAF, translated from the coding sequence GTGGACGAGGCACTGCTGCGCGGTCTCACGCCGAGCGTGCTCGGGATCCTCGTCCGCCGCGGTGCCGACTTCGCGGCGGCCGAGGACGCCGTGCAGGACGCGCTGGTGGAGGCGATCCGGGTCTGGCCGACCGACCCGCCGCGGGATCCGAAGGGCTGGCTGGTCACCGTCGCGTGGCGCCGCTTCCTCGACGCGACCAGAGCGAACACCGCCCGACGGCGGCGCGAGGACCTGGTGGACGAGGAACCGGCGCCCGAGCCGGGGTCCGCCGTGGACGACACGCTCCAGCTGTACTTCCTGTGCGCGCACCCGTCGTTGACGCCGTCGTCCGCGGTCGCGCTGACGCTGCGCGCGGTCGGCGGGCTGACCACGCGGCAGATCGCGCAGGCCTACCTGGTGCCCGAGGCGACCATGGCGCAGCGCATCAGCCGGGCCAAGCGCACGGTGTCGGGCATGCGGTTCGTCCAGCCCGGGGACGTCGGCACCGTGGTGCGCGTGCTCTACCTGGTGTTCAACGAGGGCTATTCGGGTGACGTCGACCTGGCCGCCGAAGCGATCCGGCTGACCAGGCAGCTCGCGGCGGTGATCGACCACCCGGAGGTGACCGGGCTGCTCGCGCTCATGCTGCTGCACCACGCCCGGCGCGCCACCCGGACCACGCCGGAGGGCAGCCTGGTTCCGCTCGCCGAGCAGGACCGCACCCGGTGGGACACCGGTGCCATCGCCGAAGGCGTGGACCTCCTGCAGGCGGCGCTGGCCCGCGACCAACTGGGCGAGTTCCAGGCGCAGGCGGCCATCGCCGCCCTGCACGCCGACGCCCCCACCGCCGCGGAGACGGACTGGGCGCAGATCGTCGAGTGGTACGACGAGCTGGTGGAGCTGACCGACAGCCCGATCGCCCGGCTCAACCGCGCCGTAGCCGTCGGGGAAGCAGATGGCCCACGCGCGGGCCTCGCCGCCCTCGGTGAGGTGGATGCGTCGGTGCCGCGGCACACCGCCGTCGCCGCCCACCTCCACGAACGAGATGGGAACCTGGGCACAGCCGCACGCCTCTATGCGGAAGCCGCCGAGAAGGCCACGAGCCCGGCGGAACGGGAGCACCTGACCAAGCAGGCGGACCGCCTCAACGCCGCCTTCTGA
- a CDS encoding aminodeoxychorismate/anthranilate synthase component II, whose protein sequence is MRVLVVDNYDSFVYNLVQYLAQLGADCTVWRNDVVDVSRLGEFDGVLVSPGPGTPERAGQSIEVVRECASRDLPMLGVCLGHQALGVAFGATVDRAEELLHGKTSRVGHSGAGVLAGLPDPFTATRYHSLTVLPDTISDEFEVTGKTESGIVMGMRHRSLRLEGVQFHPESVLTEGGHRMLANWMAGAGHPVADTVVRDLEGATRALQKAAIA, encoded by the coding sequence ATGCGCGTGCTCGTCGTCGACAACTACGACAGTTTTGTCTACAACCTGGTCCAGTACCTGGCCCAGCTCGGCGCCGACTGCACGGTCTGGCGCAACGACGTGGTCGACGTCTCGCGCCTCGGCGAGTTCGACGGCGTGCTGGTCTCTCCCGGGCCGGGGACGCCGGAACGCGCTGGTCAGAGTATCGAAGTCGTCCGCGAATGCGCTTCGCGGGACCTGCCCATGCTCGGTGTGTGCCTGGGCCACCAGGCCCTCGGCGTCGCCTTCGGCGCGACGGTCGACCGCGCGGAGGAACTGCTGCACGGGAAGACCAGCCGCGTCGGCCACTCGGGCGCCGGCGTGCTGGCGGGGTTGCCGGACCCGTTCACCGCCACCCGCTACCACTCGCTGACCGTGCTCCCGGACACCATCTCGGACGAGTTCGAGGTCACCGGGAAGACGGAGTCGGGGATCGTGATGGGCATGCGCCACCGGTCCCTCCGGCTGGAAGGCGTGCAGTTCCACCCGGAATCCGTCCTCACCGAAGGCGGCCACCGGATGCTCGCGAACTGGATGGCGGGCGCGGGCCACCCGGTCGCCGACACCGTCGTCCGCGACCTGGAAGGCGCGACGCGGGCCCTCCAGAAGGCCGCCATCGCCTGA
- a CDS encoding caspase family protein — MPAPFLPDPALSRAVLIGTSDFQHHDRLPNLPAVANNLTDLAAALTDSRTGILAQASCRTVHTPESQRSLIRRLRESASQAEDVLFVYYAGHGKRHPVRDTLYLTVWETDPEELDTTAVPFDVFREVIANSPARMKLLILDCCYSGIAVGTMSGSDVEAAEIAVSGTSVITSAPKNKKSLSPPGERNTAFTGELLKLLVDGPRLTGQPLDVNQAFRSVQAALARRSLPQPKMSAGDTSGGLVLRRTPAPEVPPPRAAAPTPPAPTPPAPAPPAPAPPAPAPPAVSQPASKPRAPKPTPVEPLPEPTAPVPAPAEREASASAGQVGYVVSSWLLWLGAGIGVSFGIGAVAGAIFGGDTPQQKNPDLSVGIVMLVVAVLCGYVLSRRVRRARAAAGRPMGLFEAFPEIARKTAGIRTGLLWFVFVVSTIMSIYGPLAPNSTGTSLGTITSAVVSLVLVAVASGYALFRRRR, encoded by the coding sequence ATGCCCGCGCCGTTCCTGCCCGATCCGGCGCTTTCGCGAGCGGTACTGATCGGCACCAGCGACTTCCAGCACCACGACCGGTTGCCGAACCTGCCCGCAGTGGCGAACAACCTGACCGATCTGGCCGCCGCGCTCACCGATTCTCGGACGGGGATCCTGGCACAGGCGAGCTGCCGGACGGTGCACACGCCCGAATCCCAGCGAAGCCTGATCCGCCGGCTCAGGGAGAGCGCGTCACAGGCGGAGGACGTGCTGTTCGTCTACTACGCCGGACACGGCAAGCGTCATCCCGTGCGGGACACGCTGTACCTGACCGTGTGGGAGACCGATCCGGAGGAGCTGGACACGACCGCGGTGCCGTTCGACGTCTTCCGCGAGGTGATCGCGAACAGCCCGGCCAGGATGAAGTTGCTCATCCTGGACTGCTGTTACTCCGGGATCGCGGTCGGCACCATGTCCGGCTCCGATGTGGAGGCCGCGGAGATCGCCGTTTCCGGTACGTCGGTGATCACCTCGGCGCCCAAGAACAAGAAGTCCCTGTCGCCGCCGGGCGAGCGCAACACCGCGTTCACCGGGGAACTGCTCAAGCTGCTGGTCGACGGTCCGCGGCTGACCGGCCAACCGCTCGACGTGAACCAGGCCTTTCGCTCGGTTCAGGCGGCACTGGCTCGGCGTTCGCTGCCGCAGCCGAAGATGTCGGCCGGGGACACCAGCGGTGGACTCGTGCTGCGACGGACCCCGGCCCCCGAGGTACCGCCGCCGAGGGCGGCCGCACCCACGCCACCCGCACCCACGCCACCGGCACCCGCACCACCGGCACCCGCACCACCGGCACCCGCACCACCGGCGGTCTCACAGCCCGCGTCGAAGCCGAGGGCGCCGAAGCCGACTCCGGTCGAGCCACTCCCGGAGCCAACGGCACCGGTCCCCGCGCCTGCTGAGCGGGAAGCTTCCGCATCGGCCGGCCAGGTCGGATACGTGGTATCGAGTTGGCTGCTGTGGCTCGGCGCGGGTATCGGGGTCAGTTTCGGTATCGGCGCCGTCGCGGGCGCGATCTTCGGCGGTGACACGCCGCAGCAGAAGAATCCAGATCTGTCGGTCGGCATCGTGATGCTGGTGGTCGCGGTCCTCTGCGGATACGTCCTGAGCCGCCGGGTGCGCAGGGCGCGGGCCGCGGCCGGACGGCCGATGGGCCTGTTCGAAGCCTTCCCGGAGATCGCGCGGAAGACCGCAGGCATCCGTACCGGCCTGCTCTGGTTCGTCTTCGTGGTCAGCACGATCATGTCGATTTATGGACCGTTGGCGCCCAATTCCACCGGGACCAGTCTGGGCACCATCACGTCCGCAGTGGTTTCCCTGGTCTTGGTGGCTGTCGCTTCGGGGTATGCGTTGTTCAGAAGGCGGCGTTGA